A portion of the Cryptomeria japonica chromosome 5, Sugi_1.0, whole genome shotgun sequence genome contains these proteins:
- the LOC131078305 gene encoding uncharacterized protein LOC131078305 yields the protein MEMVDSIGASGGLGIMWKKNLVAFTCHTKMQNWMAGKVRALSLNIEFFIINVYGPIPTDKKRLVWQEIECFLNNQDEKHIIIGGDFNTILYSTDKSGGIKTIRQPQRDFANWINNNNLLEIRTEMGFHTWNNRRKGFSNIAETLDRLFLKGDLTDLKTELKTTVFLWSGYDHYSMLLELMGEAKKTGCPFKFEMMWFTHEDFLRNIQKWWKDSVFEGSKMYCLVSKLKEIKHKLLEWNKKKFKNIFEEKSRIEKEMETMNNIVMQYGMTLETYEAEKKLLCEYKGILAREEIHWKHKSRETWLEDGDKNTKFFHNNVKMKREVNKITQIINDSDQIITYQNLIAEDATKYFENILNNWDHSDLPNNRILLNNIPKLITKGDNQVLNYKITHEEVKTALAQFQGDKAPGLNGFPAGFLQKCWHMLGDEVTNALESA from the coding sequence ATGGAAATGGTGGATTCTATAGGGGCATCGGGTGGACTGGGTATAATGTGGAAAAAGAACTTAGTTGCAtttacatgccataccaagatgcaAAACTGGATGGCTGGTAAAGTAAGAGCCCTTAGCCTAAATATTGAGTTTTTCATCATAAATGTATATGGCCCAATTCCAACAGATAAAAAGAGATTAGTTTGGCAGGAAATTGAATGCTTCTTAAACAATCAGGATGAGAAACACATAATCATAGGTGGTGACTTCAACACCATCTTGTACTCAACTGATAAAAGTGGTGGGATAAAAACCATAAGACAACCACAAAGAGACTTTGCAAATTGGATAAATAATAATAACCTTCTAGAAATCAGGACTGAGATGGGTTTTCAcacatggaataatagaagaaaaggtttctccaacattgcagaaacactTGACAGATTGTTTCTCAAAGGAGACCTGACTGACCTCAAAACAGAATTAAAAACTACCGTATTTCTATGGTCAGGCTATGATCATTACTCGATGCTATTAGAACTTATGGGGGAAGCAAAGAAAACTGGGTGCCCTTTCAAGTTCGAAATGATGTGGTTTACACATGAAGACTTCCTCCGcaacatacaaaaatggtggaaggatagtGTCTTCGAAGGATCTAAAATGTATTGTCTTGTCTCTAAGCTAAAAGAGATTAAACACAAACTGTTAGAATGgaacaaaaagaaattcaaaaacatcTTCGAGGAGAAGTCGAGAATTGAAAAAGAAATGGAAACAATGAATAACATTGTGATGCAATACGGGATGACCCTTGAAACATACGAGGCTGAAAAAAAGCTTTTATGTGAATATAAAGGTATTCTGGCTCGAGAAGAGATACATTGGAAACATAAATCTCGAGAGACATGGCTAGAAGATGGAgacaaaaacactaaatttttccacaacaATGTCAAAATGAAAAGGGAAGTAAATAAGATTACTCAGATCATCAATGACAGTGATCAGATCATTACGTATCAAAATCTGATAGCAGAAGATGCTACCAAGTACTTTGAAAACATTCTCAATAACTGGGACCACTCGGACCTTCCTAACAATAGAATCTTATTGAATAACATACCCAAATTAATAACAAAGGGTGATAATCAAGTTTTGAACTACAAAATCACCCATGAAGAAGTCAAAACTGCTTTGGCACAATTTCAAGGAGATAAGGCCCCTGGACTGAATGGCTTCCCTGCTGGGTTTCTTCAGAAATGTTGGCACATGTTAGGGGACGAGGTTACTAATGCCTTGGAATCTGCCTGA